Proteins encoded in a region of the Marmota flaviventris isolate mMarFla1 chromosome 3, mMarFla1.hap1, whole genome shotgun sequence genome:
- the Dyrk2 gene encoding dual specificity tyrosine-phosphorylation-regulated kinase 2, with amino-acid sequence MLTRKPSAAAPAAYPTGRGGDSAVRQLQASPGLGAGAPRSGVGTGPPSPIALPPLRASNAAAAAHTIGGSKHTMNDHLHVSSHSHGQIQVQQLFEDNSNKRTVLTTQPNGLTTMGKTGLPVVPERQLESIHRRQGSSTSLKSMEGMGKVKATPMTPEQAMKQYMQKLTAFEHHEIFSYPEIYFLGPNAKKRQGMTGGPNNGGYDDDQGSYVQVPHDHVAYRYEVLKVIGKGSFGQVVKAYDHKVHQHVALKMVRNEKRFHRQAAEEIRILEHLRKQDKDNTMNVIHMLENFTFRNHICMTFELLSMNLYELIKKNKFQGFSLPLVRKFAHSILQCLDALHKNRIIHCDLKPENILLKQQGRSSIKVIDFGSSCYEHQRVYTYIQSRFYRAPEVILGARYGMPIDMWSLGCILAELLTGYPLLPGEDEGDQLACMIELLGMPSQKLLDASKRAKNFVSSKGYPRYCTVTTLSDGSVVLNGGRSRRGKLRGPPESREWGNALKGCDDPLFLDFLKQCLEWDPAVRMTPGQALRHPWLRRRLPKPPTGEKTSVKRISESTGAITSISKLPPPSSSASKLRTNLAQMTDANGNIQQRTVLPKLVS; translated from the exons ATGTTAACCAGGAAACCTTCGGCCGCCGCTCCCGCCGCCTACCCGACCG GCCGAGGAGGGGACAGCGCTGTTCGCCAGCTTCAGGCTTCCCCGGGGCTCGGTGCAGGGGCCCCTCGGAGCGGAGTGGGGACCGGCCCGCCCTCCCCCATCGCCCTGCCTCCTCTCCGGGCCAGCAACGCTGCCGCCGCAGCCCACACG ATTGGTGGCAGTAAGCACACAATGAATGATCACCTGCATGTTAGCAGCCACAGCCACGGACAGATTCAGGTTCAGCAGCTGTTTGAGGATAACAGTAACAAGCGGACAGTGCTCACAACACAACCAAATGGGCTAACAACAATGGGCAAAACGGGCTTGCCAGTGGTGCCCGAGCGGCAGCTGGAGAGCATTCACAGACGGCAGGGGAGCTCCACCTCTCTGAAGTCTATGGAAGGCATGGGGAAGGTAAAAGCCACGCCCATGACTCCTGAACAAGCAATGAAGcaatacatgcaaaaattaacAGCCTTTGAACACCATGAGATTTTTAGCTACCCTGAAATATACTTCTTGGGTCCAAATGCAAAGAAGCGCCAGGGTATGACAGGTGGACCCAACAATGGTGGCTATGATGATGACCAGGGATCATATGTGCAGGTGCCCCACGATCATGTGGCTTACAGGTACGAGGTCCTCAAGGTCATTGGAAAGGGGAGCTTTGGTCAAGTGGTCAAGGCCTATGATCACAAAGTCCACCAGCATGTGGCCCTGAAGATGGTGCGGAATGAGAAGCGCTTTCACCGACAGGCCGCAGAGGAGATTCGAATCCTGGAACACCTGCGGAAACAGGACAAGGATAATACCATGAACGTCATACACATGTTGGAGAATTTTACCTTTCGCAACCACATCTGCATGACATTTGAACTGCTGAGTATGAACCTCTATGAGCTCATCAAGAAGAATAAATTCCAGGGCTTTAGCCTGCCTTTGGTCCGCAAATTTGCCCACTCGATTCTGCAGTGCTTGGATGCTTTGCACAAAAACAGAATAATTCACTGTGACCTTAAGCCCGAGAATATTTTGTTAAAGCAGCAGGGTAGAAGCAGTATTAAAGTGATTGATTTCGGCTCCAGTTGTTATGAGCATCAGCGTGTCTACACGTATATCCAGTCACGTTTTTACCGGGCTCCAGAAGTGATACTTGGGGCCAGGTATGGCATGCCCATTGATATGTGGAGCCTGGGCTGCATTTTAGCAGAGCTCCTGACAGGTTACCCCCTCCTGCCTGGGGAGGATGAAGGGGACCAGCTGGCCTGTATGATTGAACTGTTGGGCATGCCTTCCCAGAAACTGTTGGATGCATCCAAACGAGCCAAAAATTTTGTGAGCTCCAAGGGTTATCCCCGTTACTGCACTGTCACGACTCTTTCAGATGGTTCTGTGGTCCTCAATGGAGGCCGTTCCCGGAGAGGGAAACTGAGGGGCCCACCGGAGAGCCGAGAGTGGGGAAATGCACTGAAGGGATGTGATGATCCCCTTTTCCTTGACTTCTTAAAACAGTGTTTAGAATGGGATCCTGCAGTTCGCATGACCCCAGGCCAGGCTTTACGGCACCCCTGGCTAAGGAGGCGGTTGCCAAAGCCTCCCACTGGGGAGAAGACTTCAGTGAAAAGGATAAGCGAGAGCACTGGTGCTATCACGTCCATTTCCAAGTTACCTCCACCTTCCAGCTCAGCTTCTAAACTGAGGACTAATTTGGCACAAATGACAGATGCCAATGGGAATATTCAGCAGAGGACAGTGTTGCCAAAACTCGTTAGCTGA